ACCCCCGGCAGCAGCATCCCCGCTGCGGGCAGAACCGAAGGACAAAGATGTCTGAAAACAAGGTCATGAGTGATCTTGAGATTGCCCACCACGCCACCATGCTTTCCATTGAAGAGGTGGCCGAACGCGCCGGCATTCCCGTGGATGCACTTGAGCTGTACGGGCCTTACAAGGCCAAGATCAACACGGCCAAACTGGTACTGCCTCAGGGCAAGGCCCCCGGCAAGGTAGTGCTCGTCTCCGCCATGTCCCCCACTCCTGCCGGTGAAGGCAAGTCGACCACCACAGTGGGACTCGCTGATTCCCTGGCCCGCGCAGGCCACAACGTGATGATCGCCCTGCGTGAGCCCTCTCTCGGTCCGATTCTGGGCATGAAAGGTGGAGCCACGGGCGGCGGTTACTCCCAGGTGTTGCCCATGGACGACATCAACCTGCATTTCACGGGCGACTTCCACGCCATCACCTCGGCAAACAACGCCCTCATGGCCTTGGTGGACAACCACATTTTCCAGGGCAACCACCTCGGCATCGATCCACGCCGCATGACGTTCAAACGCGTGCTGGACATGAACGACCGCGCTTTGCGCGAAGTGATCATCGGACTCGGCGGCCCCATGCAGGGAGTGCCCAGGCAAGACGGCTTCGATATCACCGTGGCCTCGGAAATCATGGCGGTCTTCTGTCTCGCCTCAGACCTTGACGATCTTCGGGACCGGCTGGGACGCATCACCTTCGGGTACACCTACGACCGCGCACCCGTCACGGTGTCGGACCTCGGTGTGGAGGGCGCTCTCACCATGCTCTTGAAGGATGCCATCAAGCCCAACCTCGTCCAAACCATCGCAGGGACGCCCGCTTTGGTCCACGGCGGCCCCTTCGCAAACATCGCCCACGGGTGCAATTCGTTGATCGCCACCCGCACCGCCATGCAGCTTGCCGACGTCGTGGTCACCGAAGCAGGCTTCGGCGCGGACCTTGGTGCGGAGAAGTACATGGACATCAAGGCGCGCATCGCCGACGTGGCGCCATCCGCCGTCGTAGTAGTAGCCACCATCCGCGCCCTCAAAATGCAGGGCGGAGTTGCCAAGGAGAACCTCAGCGAGCCAAACATCGAAGCCGTGGCGGCCGGCGTCGAGAATTTGAAAAGGCACGTGGGAAACGTGGCCAAGTTCGGTATTTCCCCCGTTGTGTCCATCAACAAATTCGGAACGGACAGTCCGGAGGAACTTCAGTGGCTCCTTGCCTGGTGCGCCGCGGAAGGCGTTCAGGCGGCGGTTGCCGATGTTTGGGGGCGCGGTGGCGGAGGCGACGGTGGTGATGAGCTCGCCGCCAAGGTGGCAGCCGCACTGGATGTGCCAACCGACTTCCACCACCTCTACCCGCTGGAACTCAGTGTTGAGGACAAGATCCGGACGATCGCGCAGGAGATCTACGGGGCCGACGGTGTGGAATTCTCTGTGCCGGCAATCAAACGTCTCGCCGAGATCGAGAAGAACGGCTGGTCAGAGCTCCCCGTGTGTATGGCCAAGACACAATACTCCTTCACCGACGATGCTTCCCGACTGGGTGCGCCCAAAGGATTCCGCGTGCACGTTCGCGATCTGATTCCCAAGACCGGTGCTGGATTCATCGTTGCGCTGACCGGTGCGGTGATGACCATGCCCGGCCTTCCCAAGGAACCGGCCGCCATGCGCATGGACGTGGATGCCGACGGCAACCCTACCGGCCTCTTCTAACCCTCTCTCACATCCCAAGCCCTACACCCCAACCGTCTCTCACTTCCTTGAGGAAAGGGATAGAGCGTTGCGCTCAGAGGCCAAGGATCTGATAGAGCGTTGGGTACGGCAAACGCCCCCGTATCGGAAGACGAGGGCGTTTGGCGTCGCGCGGTTTGGCGCTTGGTAAGGCGGGGTGTTTAGCGTTCGATGTCGCCGCGGATGAAGGCTTCAACCTTGTCGCGGGCGATGTCGTCGTTGAACTGCTCCGGCGGCGACTTCATGAAGTAGCTGGATGCGGAGAGCAGCGGGCCGCCGATTCCGCGGTCCAGGCCGATCTTCGCAGCGCGGATGGCGTCAATGATCACACCGGCAGAGTTCGGGGAGTCCCACACTTCGAGCTTGTACTCGAGCGAAACAGGGGCGTCACCGAAGTTACGGCCTTCAAGGCGGACGAAGGCCCACTTGCGGTCATCGAGCCAGGCAACGTAGTCGGACGGTCCGATGTGGACGTCGTCGGCGTGCAGCTCAGCCTCAACGTTGGAGGTGACGGCCTGGGTCTTGGAGATCTTCTTGGACTCGAGGCGATCGCGCTCAAGCATGTTCTTGAAGTCCATGTTGCCGCCAACGTTCAGCTGGTACGTGCGGTCCAGGGTGACGCCGCGGTCTTCGAACAGCTTGGCCATGACACGGTGGGTGATGGTGGCACCGATCTGGCTCTTGATGTCGTCGCCCACAATCGGGACGCCGGCTTCGGTGAACTTGTCAGCCCACTCCTTGGTCCCGGCGATGAAAACGGGCAACGCGTTGACAAAGGCCACGCCTGCGTCGATGGCGCACTGGGCGTAGAACTTGGCGGCCTGGTCCGAACCGACGGGCAGGTAGCAGACCATAACGTCTGCTTTGGCTTCGCGGAGCGCGGCAACGATGTCTACAGCTTCTTCCGGAGCCTCCACGATCGTCTCGCGGTAGTACTTGCCCAGACCATCGAGGGTGTGACCGCGCTGGACAGTCACGCCTGTTGCGGGAACGTCGGCGATCTTGATGGTGTTGTTTTCGCTGGCACCGATGGCGTCAGCGAGGTCGAGCCCAACCTTCTTGCTATCGACATCGAAAGCAGCAACGAAGTGAACGTCGTTGACGTGGTACTGGCCGAACTCGACGTGCATCAGACCCGGGATCGTGGCCTTGGGGTCAGCGTCGCGATAGTACTGAACACCTTGGACCAGCGATGCGGCGCAGTTGCCTACGCCGACAATGGCAACACGAATCGGATGTGAAGACACGGAACTCCTTTTTGAGAACTAACCTCAGGTGCCAGGCGCATCCCTGACTGAGTCCAGGGCACGGCTGAGTGGCACGGCGCCATTCGGCGCACACTTGCATTGTAACCAACACAGCGGAAGCCGGTTTTGTTCCCTCCCGGCCTCCGCTGTTTATGTCAGTTGTTGAAGGCTACTTCTGAGCCCAAAGGTTGATGTCCGATTCCACAGCAAATTCGTCAATGGCCGTGAGCTCTTCGCTGGTGAACCCCAGGTTGTTGATCGCGCTGAGCGTGTCCTCAAGCTGGGCAACGCTGGAAGCACCAATCAGGGCTGAGGTCACCGGCGAACCCTTGGGCTGATCACGCAGGATCCAAGCGATGGCCATCTGGGCAAGGGTCTGCCCACGCCCTTCGGCTATGGCGTTCAAGCCCCGCACGCGGTCGAGTTTGTCTTCAGTGAGTGCAGATTCGGACAGGAACCGTTCTTTGGCGGCCCGCGAATCGGCCGGCACACCGTTGAGGTACCGGTTGGTGAGCATGCCCTGCGCCAGCGGCGAGAAGGCGATGGAACCGGCGCCCACCTGGTCCAAGGCCTCGTACAGGTTGGGTGAGCCGTTCTCCGTCCACCGGTTCAGCATGGAGTAGCTGGGCTGGTGGATGAGAAGAGGAGTGCCGAGTTCCTTGAGGATCCGGGCGGCTTCGATCGTCTGTTCCGGCGTGTAGGAAGAGATTCCCGCGTACAGTGCCTTGCCGGACCGGACTGCATAGTCCAAAGCGCCCATGGTTTCTTCCAGTGGAGTTTCAGGATCGGGGCGGTGGCTGTAGAAGATGTCCACGTAATCCAGGCCCATGCGCTCCAGCGACTGGTCCAGGCTGGAGATCAGGTATTTGCGGGATCCCCACTCGCCGTACGGGCC
The sequence above is a segment of the Arthrobacter sp. StoSoilB22 genome. Coding sequences within it:
- a CDS encoding formate--tetrahydrofolate ligase, whose translation is MSENKVMSDLEIAHHATMLSIEEVAERAGIPVDALELYGPYKAKINTAKLVLPQGKAPGKVVLVSAMSPTPAGEGKSTTTVGLADSLARAGHNVMIALREPSLGPILGMKGGATGGGYSQVLPMDDINLHFTGDFHAITSANNALMALVDNHIFQGNHLGIDPRRMTFKRVLDMNDRALREVIIGLGGPMQGVPRQDGFDITVASEIMAVFCLASDLDDLRDRLGRITFGYTYDRAPVTVSDLGVEGALTMLLKDAIKPNLVQTIAGTPALVHGGPFANIAHGCNSLIATRTAMQLADVVVTEAGFGADLGAEKYMDIKARIADVAPSAVVVVATIRALKMQGGVAKENLSEPNIEAVAAGVENLKRHVGNVAKFGISPVVSINKFGTDSPEELQWLLAWCAAEGVQAAVADVWGRGGGGDGGDELAAKVAAALDVPTDFHHLYPLELSVEDKIRTIAQEIYGADGVEFSVPAIKRLAEIEKNGWSELPVCMAKTQYSFTDDASRLGAPKGFRVHVRDLIPKTGAGFIVALTGAVMTMPGLPKEPAAMRMDVDADGNPTGLF
- a CDS encoding inositol-3-phosphate synthase, which encodes MSSHPIRVAIVGVGNCAASLVQGVQYYRDADPKATIPGLMHVEFGQYHVNDVHFVAAFDVDSKKVGLDLADAIGASENNTIKIADVPATGVTVQRGHTLDGLGKYYRETIVEAPEEAVDIVAALREAKADVMVCYLPVGSDQAAKFYAQCAIDAGVAFVNALPVFIAGTKEWADKFTEAGVPIVGDDIKSQIGATITHRVMAKLFEDRGVTLDRTYQLNVGGNMDFKNMLERDRLESKKISKTQAVTSNVEAELHADDVHIGPSDYVAWLDDRKWAFVRLEGRNFGDAPVSLEYKLEVWDSPNSAGVIIDAIRAAKIGLDRGIGGPLLSASSYFMKSPPEQFNDDIARDKVEAFIRGDIER
- the mgrA gene encoding L-glyceraldehyde 3-phosphate reductase, whose translation is MTYSAAENRYETMPYRRVGRSGLKLPAISLGLWHNFGDDKRFDEQRAILRRAFDLGVNHFDLANNYGPPDGSAETNFGRHLKDDFKPYRDELVISTKAGYYMWPGPYGEWGSRKYLISSLDQSLERMGLDYVDIFYSHRPDPETPLEETMGALDYAVRSGKALYAGISSYTPEQTIEAARILKELGTPLLIHQPSYSMLNRWTENGSPNLYEALDQVGAGSIAFSPLAQGMLTNRYLNGVPADSRAAKERFLSESALTEDKLDRVRGLNAIAEGRGQTLAQMAIAWILRDQPKGSPVTSALIGASSVAQLEDTLSAINNLGFTSEELTAIDEFAVESDINLWAQK